GTCTACTGGGGTGGCTTCAGTTGGCAAAACGGTGACTGGATTTGGTTAACGTTGAACGGGATGATCGAATAACGTCATAAAAATAAAGGTGTTCGGGAAAAAATCACTAACACAGTTCGCTTAAGCTGAGCCTAAATTTGTGATAACGGTTTCGTTTTGTTTGGTTTAAGTCGGCATGACCGTAAAATCCGAACGAATTTCACCTCACGAAACTTTAATATTAAAGTAACAACGGCGTTAAAAACCCGAAATAGCTACTGCTAGCCCAGTCTAATGCAATTTATAACGGTTAAGGGGGCTTGCTTTTCGGCCCCAAAATGCATATTATTTATATGTAATAAGTTTTGAATGGAGGAAATTATGTCAGAACAGTATTTTGATCCAAAGTTGAAGATTTTTGCTTTGAATTCAAATAAACCATTGGCAGAAAAAATTGCTGAAGCCGTTGGTGTTAAGTTAGGTAAGACATCCGTCGATCGGTTTAGCGATGGCGAAATTCGCATTAACATTGAGGAAAGTATTCGTGGTGACCAAGTTTACATCATCCAATCCACCTCAGCACCAGTTAATGATAACCTAATGGAATTATTGATTATGATTGATGCGTTACGGCGGGCTAGTGCTAAGACCATCAATGTGGTCATCCCTTACTATGGGTATGCACGTCAAGACCGTAAAGCGCGTTCGCGGGAACCAATCACTGCCAAGCTAGTTGCTAACATGCTGGAAACAGCTGGGGCAACTCGGATTTTGGCACTTGATTTACATGCTGCTCAAATTCAAGGATTTTTTGATATCCCATTGGATCATTTAATGGGAGCACCGCTGTTGGCTGACTATTTCTTAACGCATCACTTAGCTGAAAATGCCGTTGTGGTTTCACCAGATCATGGTGGGGTGACTCGGGCGCGGAAGTTAGCTGAATTCTTAAAGGCCCCAATTGCCATTATTGACAAGCGGCGGCCACGGGCTAACGTTGCTGAAGTGATGAATAT
This genomic window from Lactobacillus sp. CBA3606 contains:
- a CDS encoding ribose-phosphate diphosphokinase, with the translated sequence MSEQYFDPKLKIFALNSNKPLAEKIAEAVGVKLGKTSVDRFSDGEIRINIEESIRGDQVYIIQSTSAPVNDNLMELLIMIDALRRASAKTINVVIPYYGYARQDRKARSREPITAKLVANMLETAGATRILALDLHAAQIQGFFDIPLDHLMGAPLLADYFLTHHLAENAVVVSPDHGGVTRARKLAEFLKAPIAIIDKRRPRANVAEVMNIIGDVKGKRAIMIDDMIDTAGTITLGAQALMDAGATDVYASCTHPVLSGPAIERIEKSPIKKLIVTDSIALPAEKQIDKIVQVSVGQLMGQAIKFIHENKPVSPLFKNRFHNEEN